The genomic interval AGTTGAGTCCTCAGGCGGCGAAATTACAATAAGCTGCGGAAGATTCACAAATGATGTTTCGGCATATGCGGCGCAAAATAAATGGTGCGGACAGCACGGTGATTATTTTTATGTACGTAACAAGGAATATTCCGATGAGTATTGTCAGATACTCGACGGCGGCAAGGTGGTCTTTAATTACGCAAAGCCCGAGCCCGAGAGTGAAGCTTCGTGGCTTATTGCCGAAGATTTCAATATGGTAAATCCCGATTTTTACTTTGACCCTATGGGCTTTAACGAGGATTTTACACAGTGTGAAATAGGCTTCAGAATTGAAAGCCCTTACGAAGAGTATCATACTGTAGATGTTGTCTGGAATTATGACAGCAAGGTTTACGAGGAAGCAAAAAAATTTATTGAAAAATTTCCTCAGGACAGAGAATGGTTTAACGTTACAGACCTTGAGCTTGCAAACTATTGGGTAAATAATGACCCCTATTCCGAATCTGAAATTGACACCTTGGCAAACTATTCGGGAGAGCTTAAGGGCTATCTTGATAATACCAATTTCCTCTTTACCGTTGAAATCCGCGGCGGCGCTGACGAACCCTTCTTTACAGAGAGAATAGGCTCTGCAAAGCTTATTCATAACGGAATAGTATATTTTGCATCGGGCTATTTAGGCGCAAAGGCGGAGCACGCTATCTATGTTCCCGAAAGCACAGGAAGTTCAGCGCAGGAGCTTATAGCGGCGGCGCAAAAAAGAATAGACGATTATATAGGCGCAGGTAAAATAGAAATTTCTCTTAATAATGATACTGTAGAGCAGTATTACAACGGTGAAATAGCTGAATATGACAGACAGCTTGCAGAGTATCAAAGCCGCCTTGAAATTGCCAGAGCCCGTTACGAAGAAGAGATGGCAAAAGAGGAAAAGGACTGGGATATTATAACTGAGTGTCAATGGGAAATTATGGACTGTGAAAATCAGCTCACCTATATTCCCGACTATAAGCAGTATTTTATTGAGTCCTTTGAAGAGGGCGGACACCTCAATTTTCTTAACAAAGCGGCAGGCGGATATTTCTTTAATGTTGCAGTCGGCGAAGAGATTTATAAATTCGTAATAATCAAGGACGATACAAAGCTTGCAGTACCATCTTATACATCTGTTGACTTAAACACTAAGGTACAGGTAAATTCTTCTTCCTCTGAAATTCCTCTTGACACGATGGTTGAGGTGGAAAAGCTGACAGACGGCGAGGAATATGACAGAATTATAGAAATTCTTAACGCTTCCGAAAACGAAACCTATGACATTAAGCTTCGTTCGGAAACTCTCAATCAATATGTAACAAAGCTTGACAACGGAAGCTTTGAGGTTAAGCTTCCCATTCCCGACAATTTCAAGGGCAAGACTTTGGCTGTATATTATATTGACGAAAACGGACTCCCCGTAAGATATTCCGTAATTCCCGATGGCGATTTTGCAGTATTTTCAACAGAACATTTCAGTATTTATACTCTCGTTCAAGAGGGAGAGCAAGAGGGCTACAGCGTTCTCGATTTGATAAATTTAAGGAATTATCTTTTGGAAAAAACAGAGCTTAGTGTAAATAATATTAGTAAATTGGATGTTGACGGCGACACAGTGCTTACAATGTTTGATTTGCTTAAAATAAAAGCGCTTATATTTGCGCAATAAAACAGGAGGAAAATATTATGATGAATGAAAAAGTAAGAGAGCTGTTAAATCAGCAAATCAACAAGGAGTTCTATTCCGCATACCTTTATCTTGAATTTTCAAATTATTTTGAAGATGCGGGACTCAGCGGCTTTGCAAACTGGTATATGGTTCAGGCTCAGGAGGAAAGAGACCACGCAATGCTGTTTTACAAGTATTTGCAAAATGAAAATCAAAAGGTTACTCTTGAAGCTATTGACAAGCCCGACAAAACCTTTGAAAAGCATATAGACGTGCTTAAGGCAGGTCTTGAACACGAGGAGTATGTAACCTCTTTAATTAACGATATTTATGCTGCAGCGTATGACGTTAAGGATTTCCGTACAATGCAGTTCCTTGATTGGTTCGTTAAGGAGCAGGGTGAAGAGGAAACCAACGCCAACGATTTAATTACAAAAATGGAGCTTTTCGGAACAGACCCCAAAAGCTTATATATGCTTAATCAGGAGCTTGCGGCAAGAGTATATACTGCCCCCTCATTAGTCCTTTAAAAAAGGTGATGTAAAAAAAGCGCATAATAAGCCAATTTCGCCCTCGGCGTACCCTTGTACGCCGTCGGGTAACCACCGACAAAAAATTGTCGGTGCGAAATTGACATATTCTGCGCATTTTTTCCTATCCCCTTAAAAATAAAGGTAAAAAGCGCATAACAAACCAACTTTGCCCTCGGCGTACCCTTGTACGCCGTCGGGTAACCGTCCACAACAAAAGACCGTAAAACATTTCGTTTTACGGTCTTTTTTAATGAATGATGAATAATTAAGGAAGCTTTTTCGGTGTGTCAATAAATCCTGCCAGATAGTCAAGAGAAACGTTGTAGTATCTTGCCAAAATAACCATACGTTCAAAGGGAATAGCTCTTTTGCCGTTTTCATACTGAGCGTAATAGGATTGACTTGTACCTATAATTTTTGCAATTTCTTCCTGACTTTTGTCAGCATCTTCTCTAAGGTCCTTTAGTCTTTGATATACGTTCATTTTTTACCACCTTGTACTTTTTAAAAATTATAGCACAAGTGAACTAAAAAGAGTTGACTTTAGTTCACATTTGAACTATAATATATTTAGTTCGTTTTTAAACTATCGAGAAAGGAAGAAAAAATGAAAGAAACACTTGAAAAGCTATGGAATAATTATCTTTTAGAGGAATGTGCCGTAATTGATACGGATGAGGAACGAAATCTTACCAAAAAGACTGCGGAACTACACGAAAAAGCAAACACACTACTCAATGAGAATCAAAAAAAATGCGGTGGAAAAATATGTTGATGCATTGTGTGATCTTGAAGCCCTCTTTGTGAAAAAGGCATTTTTAAAAGGGTGTGAATTTGCAGTTTCATTTCTCTTAGAGACGGGGAGTTTTAAAAAATAGAAAGCTCTGTTCAAAATAATACGCTTTATGTATTTAATCAAAGCAGTGCGTATTCTGCGCTTTTTCCTATCCCCTCGCAAAAAGACCGTAAAACATCACGTTTTACGGTCTTTTTAATTGTGTGAAGTGATATTCCGACTTTGTCGGAGTGATATTTGCTTCGCAAGTTTTATGGCAAATAGAATATCACTAAGTCCAAAGGACTTAATATCACTTTATTTTTGAAATATCACGCTGACGGTAGTCAGCATATCACTTGTCAGATAAAAAGAAAGAGAAGACTCGTTACAAGATACGAATCTTCTCTTTTCTTTTATTAGTGGGTTTGGACTACTGCTGGGCTGCGTTTGTACTTACAAATTCGATACTGGTTCGAGTACTTCTTCAAAATCTCCGCTAAGAACATCACGTTTTTTCCGCACAGCTTTTTGCTTTAACAAAGTATTGACAAAAAGAAAACAAAATGTTAACATAAAATTGTAAACAAAAGGAAGGGAGATAAAATTATGAAAAAAACAACTCGAATATTTTCTTTATTGTTAGGGGTACTTATGATTTTTTCTCTTGCATCTTGCGGGAAAACAGTTGTAGAAAAACCCTTTGAGCCCGAAGATGCCGCTTCTCTTTGGAACAAAATTTATGAAACTATGAATGCGGTAGAGAACTATAACTTAACTGTTAAGATTGAAATGACCTACTATTCTTTAGGTAAAAAATTTGAGGTTAACGAAGAGATTATCAATTTTGCCTCTAATGCCGAAGAGTACATAGAATCAAAAACAGTAATTAAGTGTCAGGAGCTTTCTTACGAGGAAAATATTGTAAACGTTTCGGCTTATCATGACGGTAAAATGTATTCTTCTACAAAAAACAGCAAATATGACCAGAAATTCTGTTCACCCATGACCTTTGAAGAATATAGGGAAGCTAACTACGATGAAACACTTGACAATAAGATTCTTGGTGATTGTACCAATTCTGAGTTTTCAAAAAAGGAGGATGGTACTTGGAATATAAAGTTTTCGGGATATACAAAGAAAGCAATAACTAAGTTAATGAAAACTACCCAAATATCTTATGAGGATTTAGGCGCAGATGTTCTTGATATGGAGGTCAATATCGTTGCTGATGCAGACTTTCGTATTAAAACTATAAAAACTGATTTTTCTTTTGATGTAGACGAAAACACTACTACTTTACCTCGATTTTCTATGATTGAAGAATATTCCTCTTTTAATGAGGCGAAATTTGACACTCAAAAGCTTAAGGCTGAAGAGTATACACAGGTAGACGATGTGCGTGTTCTCAGCTATGTTGAAGACGGTATAAAGGTTATTCAGGATGCGGCAACGGGCAAATTTACTCTTGATATAAGCAACAGTACAACAATTTTAGGTCAAACCGAAACTACAACCGAAAAGGACATTGTTTCATACGGAAAGAAAAACGGCGCTTACTATTACGATGTTGAGGCTAAGACAGACGAACAGACAATATATCTCAAGCATGAAAGCGGCAATCTGACAATAGAGGTCGGCGGTGAAAAACAGGTACAGGCGCAAAATGAAAAAGATGCTAAAGCGCAGATTGACGGTTTTATAGATTCGGCAAAATATAACAGTATGGCTGTTACATCAATAGAAAAGAAGAGTGACGGAGTATATTTGCTGAAGATTGCAAATTTTGATGTTTCACTTCTTCAAGCTTCTTATGAGGGAAGCGGCATAGAGCTTAAATCGGGAACACAGGAAATAACCGTAACAATGACGGATAAATCTATTACAAAAATTGAGAGCAAAATTGATATAGATGCTGTTTACAATTATGAGGGCGGCAGTGAGAAGATGACATTGTCAGGGGAATCTGTTGTTACTGTTGAAAAGGTTGAAAGTGCTTTAGGAAGCGAAGAAGCAGTTTAAATTCAATATTTTGAGGCTGTCTAAAAAGAGTGCAGATTTCGTAAATCCGTTCTCGTCGGCGTACATAGGTACGGTAGAGAGCGGATTGACGGAAAGAAGAAAATTTCAATTAAGAGGATGTAAAAAACGAAAGTTTTTTACATCCCCTTTTTCATAAAACAAAATATAGGGAAGAGCATAACTCCTTCCCTATATCAATTTTAAAATTAGCTTCAACCGCTTATGATTTTTCCTTTTCTGCGGTCTGTGACTTTTTGGACAGTCTCTATTCATATTTGTTTTTTAAAAGCATAATATACTATTGGTGAAAAATATGGATTTTATGCTTAAAATTATTATAAGGTCGGTTTTAGCGGTAGTTATAGGCATAATTATCGGAAGCGAGCGTGCAAGACACGGCAGAGCAGCGGGGGCAAGAACGCATATTCTTGTTTCCTTAGGTGCGGCGCTTACTGCTATGATAAGCATTTATGCCAATGATTTTTTGGGCTACAGCGGTGATATTTTCAGACTTTCGGCACAGGTTATTTCGGGCGTTGGCTTTTTGGGTGCAGGAGTGATAATTCTCAAAAGCAATAACGTTATAACAGGACTCACAACTGCAGCGGGAGTATGGACTACAAGCGTTATAGGTATTGCCGCAGGCTGCGGCTTTTATTTCGGAGCTATAGTTATAAGCGTGTTATATATGATAACTATAAGTCTTTTAGGAAAGCTTGAAAGACGCAGAAATCGAAACCAAGAAATATATATAGAAATTGATGATATGTATAAGGCAAACGAAATAATTTCAAAGATAAAGGAAAATGACATTGTATTCACCTATCATTTTATACCCCCGAAAAGCAATTATCAGGGCAATTTAGGGATAAATTTAACATTCAAAAAGGATTATGACATATACTCTCTTAAAAAATATGACAATGTAGTTTTTATTGAAGAAGAGTAGGTGTTGTGTTCTTTAGAACACAACACTGCGATATAAATCCCTTGCGGGATTTGCGATATACGCTGTCGCGTGCGATATACTTTTGCATACCTCGCCAAAGGCGAGATATTTCAAAAGTGCGATATGCTTTTTTCAAAAGCGTAAAAAAGCTGTGCGGAAATTTTCCGCACAGCTTTTTGAATTTTAAAGCTTATGCAAGGCCGAGAACCTTTAAAACGATATATGCTACGAACAATGCAACGGAAATCCACATAACTGCGCTGATTTCCTTTATCTTGCCGATGATTATCTTTAAAACAACCCATGCAAGCATACCGAACATAATTCCGTTTGCTATTGAGTATGTTAAAGGCATCATAATAATTGCAAGGAAAGCACCGATTGTATCAGCAGCATCGCCGTCAAAGTTTACTTTCTTAACGGAAGTAAGCATCATAAGACCAACATAAAGCATAGCAGGAGTGGTTGCAAAGCCGGGGATTGCTGTGAATACAGGAGCAAGTATTAAGGATACAAGGAAGAGACCTGCAGTAACTACAGAGGATAAACCTGTTTTACCGCCTGCAGCAACACCTGCGCTGGACTCAACATAGCTTGTAACTGTGGAAGTACCAAGGCAAGCGCCGACAACTGTACCTACAGCGTCTGCCATTAAAGCGCCGCCTGCTTTGGGAAGCTCGCCCTTTTCGTCCAAAAGGTCGCCCTTTTCAGCAACACCGATAAGTGTTCCTACTGTATCAAAGATATCAGTATAAAGGAAGGTAAATACTATAATAGCAAAGCTTGCAGCATTCTTTAAAATAAATCCAAAGTCAAAGTCAAAGAACAAAGGAGCCTGGAATGCAGACATTGAGAAGCTGGGAATAACGGAGTAAACGCCTGCATCAACATTGGGAACATACCAACCGATAAGCTCTGCGATAATACCTAAAATCCAAGTAGCGATGATACCTAAAAGGATTCCGCCGGGAATTCTGAAGTGCTGAAGAACAGCGATAACTAATAAACCAA from Oscillospiraceae bacterium carries:
- a CDS encoding MgtC/SapB family protein, which translates into the protein MDFMLKIIIRSVLAVVIGIIIGSERARHGRAAGARTHILVSLGAALTAMISIYANDFLGYSGDIFRLSAQVISGVGFLGAGVIILKSNNVITGLTTAAGVWTTSVIGIAAGCGFYFGAIVISVLYMITISLLGKLERRRNRNQEIYIEIDDMYKANEIISKIKENDIVFTYHFIPPKSNYQGNLGINLTFKKDYDIYSLKKYDNVVFIEEE
- a CDS encoding NCS2 family permease — protein: MEKLEKFFKIKERGSSVRTEIIAGITTFLAMAYILAVNPGYMAAAGIPQGAAFAATAISAAIATLCMAFFANYPVALASGMGLNAFFAFTVCGAMGYSYKVALTAILVEGIIFMILSLFKFREQLVNKIPNNLKFGITAGIGLFITIIALLNAKIVVASSATTVALGDISSANVVLALVGLLVIAVLQHFRIPGGILLGIIATWILGIIAELIGWYVPNVDAGVYSVIPSFSMSAFQAPLFFDFDFGFILKNAASFAIIVFTFLYTDIFDTVGTLIGVAEKGDLLDEKGELPKAGGALMADAVGTVVGACLGTSTVTSYVESSAGVAAGGKTGLSSVVTAGLFLVSLILAPVFTAIPGFATTPAMLYVGLMMLTSVKKVNFDGDAADTIGAFLAIIMMPLTYSIANGIMFGMLAWVVLKIIIGKIKEISAVMWISVALFVAYIVLKVLGLA
- a CDS encoding ferritin, translated to MMNEKVRELLNQQINKEFYSAYLYLEFSNYFEDAGLSGFANWYMVQAQEERDHAMLFYKYLQNENQKVTLEAIDKPDKTFEKHIDVLKAGLEHEEYVTSLINDIYAAAYDVKDFRTMQFLDWFVKEQGEEETNANDLITKMELFGTDPKSLYMLNQELAARVYTAPSLVL
- a CDS encoding helix-turn-helix transcriptional regulator; amino-acid sequence: MNVYQRLKDLREDADKSQEEIAKIIGTSQSYYAQYENGKRAIPFERMVILARYYNVSLDYLAGFIDTPKKLP